A genomic stretch from Bifidobacterium sp. ESL0769 includes:
- a CDS encoding helix-turn-helix transcriptional regulator, protein MKYVPVTARRDLRTLGRQFATQRKLLKLRVADVAQRAGVSQSTVANLEHGKAVGSDALLSIARILQLADYMVQSADPYSHTLGIVRSTENLPKRVR, encoded by the coding sequence ATGAAATATGTGCCGGTTACTGCGAGGCGAGACTTAAGGACGCTGGGCAGGCAGTTCGCGACCCAGCGCAAGCTGCTGAAGTTGCGGGTCGCCGATGTGGCTCAGCGCGCCGGAGTCAGCCAGAGCACGGTTGCGAATCTCGAGCACGGCAAGGCCGTTGGTTCCGATGCGCTGCTGTCCATCGCCCGAATCCTCCAGCTGGCCGATTACATGGTGCAGTCAGCAGATCCGTACTCGCACACCCTGGGCATTGTCCGATCAACTGAGAATCTGCCCAAGCGCGTGCGCTGA
- a CDS encoding leucine-rich repeat domain-containing protein, translating into MAGVAMVLPGTATAVEPEGGEASEQTQSQSSSAQQGQAVSPGESQQRQKSSESSKSTKRGKSGLQPRGGGISPRSSCYVNVSTIAQCFPDTYLAAKVASAEHVNVNSTFTQAMVNGTTSLSAGWSSIASLEGIQNLANLTTLDLAHNQVTDLSPLAGLTHLTYLNLGNNQVTSLSPLAGLTHLTSLTLNGNNISSLNGMQYLTHLTDVNLDTNPFTDVSPLSGLTSLRNLEMANVPVSDLSPLAGLTGLTSAGLYYDRITDLSPLAGWTNLQTLNLQNVAGLANRNSIVDLSPLRGLTSLAYLRLTGNKITDFSPLNSLHLSQLEASGQVVTETAYDDGSHVTMSTAKNIDGTLIAASNISPSGGSYDSASHVVSWPSGTANPKFDFAGSLPGGVTGSAPAGTVTGDPVSHVTGHPTVRFDSQGGGSIPDQEVPWGGTAHAPANPTKAGCTFGAWHTGSATGPVYGFDVVYTTASTVTLYASWVPAYHDVTFDLNGGTWDGTPQGAVSTAYDATVPEPTNLSHLKAPAHKQRSGWQYRKTSSSDDWATFTFGGTHMPDWPITVRPVWEGIPHQLTYDKNGGSWSDMPASPVRVGEDDTVSQPSLTDFAPPSNKHQDTLTSGWEYRKTDSTENWAEFKFGVTHVPAYDITVRPKWVTDQYNVSYQKGEATSWDSKPTAEDHDYGSTLASAPPITDLVAPANKHHAAWEYSKDNGATWGPFVFGGPGSGTAIPAHDIIIRPTFAWDQYGVSYELGDATSWAGIPSDVNHDYGSTLTEPGTSDLMAPANKHHDAWEYSKDDGATWNPFEFGSTGTHMPAHAIIIRPTFTMDTYSVSYQLGEATSWAGKPGAADHAYNSTLSEPSISGLNAPTNKHHDAWQYSQDNGATWNPFEFGSTGTHMPAHAIVIRPTFAWDQYSVSYENGDATSWIGKPAAVNHDYGSTLSEPSTSGLNAPANKHHDAWQYSKDNGATWDSFEFGPTGTHMPAHAIVIRPTFAWNQYSVSYQLGEATSWAGMLGPVDHDYGSTLSEPSTSDLVAPANKHHDAWQYSKDNGATWDPFEFGSTGTHIPAHGIIIRPTFAWDQYGVTYQLGEATSWAGKPNAVNHDYGSTLSEPATTDLTAPSNKHHAAWQYSQDGGATWNPFEYGSTGTHMPAHAIVIRPTFAWDQYSVSYQLGEATSWAGKPGAVDHDYGSTLTEPNISDLIAPMNKHHNAWEYSKDSGATWDPFEFGPTGTHIPAHAIIIRPTFSSDQYSVSYQLGEATSWTGKPSAADHAYNSTLTEPGTSGLNAPAHKHHDAWEYSQDNGVTWNPFEYGSTGTHVPAHSIIIRPTFAWDQYGVSYQNGEATSWTGKPGAVDHDYGSTLATEPSTSGLNAPAHKHHAAWQYSKDNGATWSAFKYGAPGTGTAIPAHDIIIRPTFAWDQYSVSYELGEAASWAGMPGSVNHDYGSTLASEPGTSDLTAPANKHHAAWEYSKDNGATWSAFKYGAPGTGTAIPAHDIIIRPTFAWDTYNVSYQNGEATSWTDKPAADRHDYGSTLATEPVTSGLTAPANKHHAAWEFSQDNGVTWNSFTYGAPGTGTAIPAHDIIIRPTFAWDQYSVSYRLGEATSWAGKPGAVDHDYGSTLATAPLTSDLTAPANKHHAAWEYSKDNGSTWSPFTYGGPGTGTTVPAHDIIIRPTFAWDQYSVSYQLGEATSWAGMLGPVDHDFGSTLTEPSVSDLTAPAHKHHDAWQYSQDNGATWNTFEFGSTGTHMPAHDVIIRPTFAWDQYSVSYQNGEATSWTGRPGATNHDYGSTLATAPVTSGLTAPAHKHHVAWQYSQDNGATWNGFTYGAPGTGTAIPAHAIIIRPTFAWDTYSVSYQLGEATSWTGMLGPVDHDYGSTLTTAPNTSGLTAPANKHHAAWEYSQDNGATWSAFKYGAPGTGTAIPAHAIIIRPTFAWDQYGVSYQNGEATSWTGRPGATNHDYGSTLATAPITSGLTAPAHKHHAAWEFSQDNGVTWSAFTYGGPGTGTAIPAHAIIVRPTFAWDQYRVGYAAGDGASWASMPGTDLHDYGSTIATAPGTVDLTNPAHKHQEGWEFKAASGGWQNFAYGSTTIPASDITIRPKWVIDQFNVTFDADGGTWPTMPGVSAHNYGSTIATAPAGGFSKAGFLPRGWQYSINGTDWSAFTFADGDGTATTIPAHDITIRPVWKTQLTITFNVEGGDPIAPRILADGDPIGELPTPVRSGYRFDGWFVESMLRSLVPYDPTAIVTGNMTVMAKWTKLQVTEPPSQGWLETPEGHHWLDTPEGQHWLESSKGHAWVSTPKGHAWLQTPEGQHWLSSQDGHAWVSSPEGHAWLQTPQGHQWLQTPQGHAWLQTSEGSAWLGTDGGHAWLQTPQGHQWLQTPEGHAWLQTPEGSAWLGTNGGHAWLATAEGQHWLSTPAGAAWLATSNGHAWLATPAGWAWLKTPAGQAWLKTLAGQAWLATPEGQKWLASQSKPKSVAATGSDTAVPMGLMVSALVMALGLQMVRRRRRD; encoded by the coding sequence GTGGCGGGTGTGGCGATGGTGCTGCCCGGCACGGCGACGGCGGTCGAGCCCGAAGGCGGCGAGGCCTCCGAGCAAACGCAATCACAATCCTCTTCTGCACAGCAGGGTCAGGCAGTGTCGCCTGGCGAATCCCAGCAGAGGCAGAAGTCGTCCGAATCTTCAAAATCAACCAAGCGTGGCAAGTCCGGCCTCCAGCCGCGTGGCGGCGGTATCAGCCCGCGTAGCAGTTGCTATGTCAACGTAAGCACGATTGCCCAGTGTTTCCCGGATACGTATCTGGCGGCCAAAGTAGCCTCTGCGGAACATGTAAACGTGAACTCGACCTTCACGCAGGCAATGGTTAACGGAACCACAAGCTTGAGCGCGGGCTGGTCGAGTATCGCAAGCCTTGAAGGCATACAGAATCTCGCCAATCTGACGACTCTGGACTTGGCTCACAATCAGGTAACTGATTTGTCGCCGTTGGCTGGTCTGACCCACTTGACTTACTTAAACTTAGGTAATAATCAGGTGACTAGTTTATCGCCGTTGGCTGGTCTGACCCACTTGACGTCCCTGACGCTCAATGGCAACAATATTTCGAGTCTCAATGGCATGCAGTATCTCACTCATCTGACGGACGTGAACTTGGATACTAATCCGTTTACCGATGTGTCGCCGTTGAGCGGCCTGACATCGCTGAGAAACCTGGAAATGGCCAACGTCCCGGTGTCCGATTTGTCGCCGTTGGCTGGTTTGACCGGCCTGACCAGCGCGGGACTGTACTACGATCGCATCACTGATTTGTCGCCGTTGGCAGGTTGGACCAACCTGCAAACTTTGAATCTACAGAATGTAGCTGGCTTGGCAAATCGTAACAGTATTGTTGATTTGTCGCCGTTGCGCGGTTTGACGTCGCTGGCGTACCTGCGACTGACCGGCAACAAGATTACCGATTTCTCGCCGCTGAACAGCCTGCATCTGAGTCAACTCGAAGCTTCGGGACAGGTAGTGACCGAGACAGCATATGACGACGGCTCGCATGTGACGATGTCGACAGCGAAGAATATTGATGGGACGCTCATTGCCGCGTCGAATATCAGCCCGTCGGGTGGTTCGTATGATTCCGCTTCTCATGTGGTGAGCTGGCCTTCCGGCACCGCCAATCCCAAGTTCGATTTCGCGGGCTCGCTTCCCGGCGGAGTGACCGGCAGCGCCCCCGCAGGTACGGTGACGGGTGATCCGGTGTCGCATGTCACCGGTCATCCGACGGTGCGTTTCGATTCGCAGGGCGGCGGCAGCATACCGGACCAGGAGGTGCCGTGGGGCGGTACGGCGCATGCTCCGGCGAACCCGACGAAAGCGGGATGTACTTTCGGTGCTTGGCATACAGGTAGCGCAACAGGTCCGGTGTACGGCTTTGACGTCGTTTACACCACGGCTTCTACGGTGACGTTGTACGCCTCCTGGGTTCCGGCCTATCATGATGTCACGTTCGATCTGAACGGCGGCACGTGGGACGGCACGCCGCAGGGTGCGGTATCCACTGCGTATGATGCGACGGTTCCCGAACCGACGAACCTGTCGCACCTTAAGGCCCCGGCGCACAAGCAGCGCAGTGGCTGGCAGTATCGCAAGACGAGCAGCAGCGACGACTGGGCGACGTTCACGTTCGGCGGCACGCACATGCCCGACTGGCCGATCACGGTGCGCCCGGTGTGGGAGGGAATCCCCCACCAGCTGACGTATGACAAGAACGGCGGCTCGTGGTCTGACATGCCCGCTTCGCCCGTGCGGGTTGGCGAGGATGATACGGTGTCCCAGCCGAGTTTGACCGATTTCGCGCCTCCGTCGAACAAGCACCAGGACACGTTGACGAGCGGCTGGGAGTATCGCAAGACGGACAGTACGGAGAATTGGGCCGAGTTCAAGTTCGGTGTGACCCATGTGCCGGCTTATGACATTACGGTGCGTCCGAAGTGGGTGACCGACCAATATAACGTGTCCTACCAAAAGGGCGAGGCGACTTCGTGGGATAGTAAGCCCACGGCCGAGGACCATGACTATGGTTCGACATTGGCTTCTGCTCCGCCTATCACAGATTTGGTGGCTCCTGCGAACAAGCATCATGCTGCTTGGGAGTATTCGAAGGACAACGGTGCTACTTGGGGCCCGTTCGTGTTTGGCGGTCCGGGTTCCGGTACTGCAATTCCGGCTCACGACATCATCATTCGGCCGACGTTCGCGTGGGATCAATATGGTGTCTCCTACGAGCTTGGCGATGCGACCTCTTGGGCGGGTATACCTAGTGACGTTAATCATGATTACGGTTCGACGTTGACCGAGCCTGGTACTTCTGATTTGATGGCTCCTGCGAATAAGCATCATGACGCTTGGGAGTATTCGAAGGATGATGGTGCCACTTGGAATCCGTTCGAGTTTGGCTCCACTGGTACGCATATGCCTGCGCATGCGATTATTATTCGTCCGACATTCACCATGGATACGTATAGCGTTTCCTATCAGCTTGGTGAGGCGACGTCGTGGGCCGGCAAGCCCGGTGCTGCTGACCACGCTTACAATTCCACGCTGAGCGAGCCCAGTATCTCTGGCCTGAACGCCCCGACCAACAAGCATCATGATGCCTGGCAATATTCACAGGACAATGGTGCTACTTGGAACCCGTTCGAGTTTGGTTCCACTGGCACGCATATGCCTGCGCATGCAATCGTCATTCGTCCGACGTTCGCGTGGGATCAGTACAGCGTCTCTTATGAGAATGGCGATGCGACGTCGTGGATTGGCAAGCCTGCGGCCGTGAATCATGATTATGGCTCGACTCTTAGCGAGCCTAGTACGTCCGGTCTGAATGCGCCTGCGAACAAGCACCACGATGCTTGGCAGTATTCGAAGGACAATGGGGCGACATGGGATTCGTTCGAGTTCGGGCCCACTGGTACTCATATGCCGGCGCACGCGATTGTCATTCGTCCGACGTTTGCTTGGAATCAGTACAGCGTTTCTTACCAGCTTGGCGAGGCGACTTCTTGGGCGGGCATGCTCGGCCCTGTGGATCATGACTATGGCTCCACGCTCTCCGAGCCGAGCACGTCCGATTTAGTGGCGCCTGCCAATAAGCACCACGATGCCTGGCAGTATTCGAAGGATAATGGTGCCACATGGGATCCGTTTGAGTTTGGTTCCACTGGTACTCATATCCCGGCTCATGGCATCATCATTCGTCCGACGTTCGCGTGGGATCAATATGGCGTGACCTACCAGCTTGGTGAGGCGACCTCCTGGGCCGGCAAGCCCAATGCTGTGAACCATGATTACGGCTCCACGCTGAGCGAGCCTGCTACTACTGATTTGACGGCTCCGTCCAACAAGCACCATGCTGCGTGGCAGTATTCTCAGGATGGCGGTGCCACATGGAATCCGTTCGAGTATGGGTCTACGGGCACTCATATGCCGGCGCATGCGATTGTCATTCGTCCGACGTTTGCTTGGGATCAGTACAGTGTGTCTTACCAGCTTGGTGAGGCGACGTCGTGGGCTGGTAAGCCTGGCGCCGTAGATCATGATTACGGTTCCACGCTGACCGAGCCGAATATTTCGGATTTGATTGCGCCTATGAACAAGCACCATAATGCTTGGGAATATTCGAAGGACAGCGGTGCCACATGGGACCCGTTCGAGTTCGGCCCCACGGGTACGCATATCCCAGCGCATGCCATCATTATTCGACCGACGTTCTCGTCCGATCAGTATAGTGTGTCCTATCAGCTTGGTGAGGCGACGTCGTGGACTGGCAAGCCGAGTGCTGCTGACCACGCCTACAATTCGACGCTTACCGAGCCCGGCACGTCCGGCCTGAACGCTCCGGCGCATAAGCATCATGACGCTTGGGAGTATTCGCAGGACAACGGCGTGACGTGGAACCCGTTTGAGTATGGTTCCACCGGCACGCATGTTCCCGCCCACAGCATCATCATCCGTCCTACGTTTGCTTGGGACCAGTACGGCGTCTCTTACCAGAATGGTGAGGCGACGTCGTGGACCGGCAAGCCCGGTGCCGTGGATCATGACTATGGTTCGACGTTGGCCACCGAGCCTAGTACGTCTGGTCTGAATGCGCCCGCGCACAAGCATCATGCTGCGTGGCAGTATTCAAAGGACAACGGCGCAACGTGGAGCGCATTCAAGTATGGTGCCCCCGGTACGGGCACTGCGATTCCTGCTCATGACATCATTATTCGTCCGACGTTTGCTTGGGATCAGTACAGCGTCTCCTATGAGCTTGGTGAGGCGGCTTCTTGGGCCGGCATGCCTGGTTCTGTCAACCATGATTATGGTTCGACGCTGGCCTCTGAGCCTGGCACCTCCGATTTGACCGCGCCTGCGAACAAGCATCATGCTGCTTGGGAGTATTCGAAGGACAACGGCGCAACGTGGAGCGCATTCAAGTATGGTGCCCCGGGTACGGGTACCGCGATTCCTGCTCATGACATCATTATTCGGCCGACCTTCGCGTGGGATACGTACAACGTTTCCTACCAGAACGGAGAAGCGACTTCATGGACGGACAAGCCCGCGGCTGATCGTCACGACTACGGTTCGACGCTGGCTACCGAGCCTGTCACGTCCGGTCTGACCGCTCCTGCGAACAAGCATCATGCCGCCTGGGAGTTCTCCCAAGATAACGGCGTGACGTGGAACTCGTTCACGTATGGTGCTCCCGGTACTGGTACTGCGATTCCGGCTCATGACATCATCATCCGTCCGACCTTCGCTTGGGATCAGTACAGCGTCTCCTACCGGCTTGGTGAGGCGACGTCGTGGGCCGGCAAGCCCGGCGCTGTGGACCATGATTACGGTTCGACACTGGCTACCGCTCCGCTTACGTCCGATTTGACCGCTCCGGCGAACAAGCATCATGCCGCTTGGGAGTATTCGAAGGATAACGGCTCTACGTGGAGCCCGTTCACCTACGGAGGTCCCGGTACTGGTACCACGGTTCCCGCTCATGACATCATTATTCGTCCTACGTTCGCTTGGGACCAGTACAGCGTGTCTTATCAGCTTGGTGAGGCCACTTCTTGGGCGGGCATGCTAGGCCCTGTGGACCATGATTTTGGTTCCACGCTGACTGAGCCGAGTGTTTCGGATCTGACGGCTCCTGCGCACAAGCATCACGATGCCTGGCAGTATTCGCAGGACAACGGCGCAACGTGGAACACGTTTGAGTTCGGCTCCACGGGCACACATATGCCGGCGCATGACGTCATCATTCGTCCGACGTTTGCCTGGGATCAGTACAGTGTCTCTTACCAGAATGGTGAGGCGACCTCGTGGACCGGCAGGCCCGGTGCCACGAACCATGATTATGGTTCGACGCTGGCCACCGCTCCAGTTACGTCCGGTCTGACGGCGCCTGCGCATAAGCATCATGTTGCCTGGCAGTATTCGCAGGATAACGGCGCAACGTGGAACGGGTTTACGTATGGTGCCCCTGGTACGGGTACTGCGATTCCTGCGCATGCGATCATCATTCGTCCGACCTTCGCTTGGGACACATACAGTGTCTCCTACCAGCTTGGTGAGGCGACGTCGTGGACGGGCATGCTCGGCCCGGTGGACCATGATTACGGTTCGACGCTGACCACCGCTCCAAACACGTCCGGTCTGACGGCTCCTGCCAACAAGCACCATGCTGCGTGGGAGTATTCGCAGGACAACGGCGCAACGTGGAGTGCGTTCAAGTATGGTGCCCCTGGTACGGGTACTGCGATTCCGGCGCATGCGATCATCATCCGTCCGACGTTTGCTTGGGATCAGTACGGTGTCTCTTACCAGAATGGTGAGGCGACCTCGTGGACTGGCAGGCCCGGTGCCACGAACCATGATTATGGTTCGACGCTGGCCACGGCTCCCATCACGTCTGGTCTGACGGCGCCTGCGCATAAGCATCATGCCGCCTGGGAGTTCTCGCAGGACAACGGCGTGACGTGGAGTGCATTCACGTACGGCGGCCCTGGTACGGGTACCGCGATCCCGGCTCACGCCATCATCGTTCGTCCTACGTTCGCCTGGGACCAGTATCGTGTGGGCTACGCTGCCGGTGACGGGGCTAGCTGGGCCTCCATGCCAGGCACTGATTTGCACGACTATGGCTCAACCATTGCCACGGCTCCGGGTACGGTCGACCTGACCAATCCGGCGCACAAGCACCAGGAAGGCTGGGAGTTCAAGGCTGCGTCCGGTGGGTGGCAGAACTTCGCGTATGGCTCGACCACGATTCCGGCTTCGGACATCACGATTCGCCCGAAGTGGGTTATCGATCAGTTCAACGTGACCTTCGACGCTGACGGCGGCACATGGCCGACCATGCCGGGCGTCTCCGCTCACAACTACGGCTCAACCATCGCGACCGCGCCGGCTGGCGGGTTCTCGAAGGCAGGCTTCCTGCCCCGTGGCTGGCAGTATTCCATCAACGGCACGGACTGGAGCGCGTTCACGTTCGCGGACGGGGATGGCACCGCCACCACGATTCCCGCGCACGACATCACGATTCGTCCGGTTTGGAAGACGCAACTGACCATCACGTTCAACGTGGAAGGCGGTGACCCGATCGCGCCGCGCATATTGGCCGACGGCGATCCGATCGGCGAGCTGCCCACCCCGGTGCGTAGCGGCTACCGCTTCGACGGTTGGTTCGTGGAGAGCATGCTGCGCAGCCTGGTGCCTTACGACCCGACCGCGATCGTGACCGGCAACATGACCGTGATGGCCAAGTGGACGAAGCTGCAGGTCACTGAGCCGCCGAGCCAAGGCTGGCTCGAGACCCCGGAGGGCCACCACTGGCTTGATACGCCCGAAGGCCAGCACTGGCTCGAGAGCTCCAAGGGTCATGCGTGGGTCTCCACCCCCAAGGGCCATGCTTGGTTACAGACGCCCGAGGGCCAGCACTGGCTGTCGTCGCAAGATGGCCATGCCTGGGTCTCGTCTCCTGAGGGTCATGCTTGGCTGCAGACGCCGCAGGGCCATCAGTGGCTCCAGACTCCGCAGGGTCACGCCTGGTTGCAGACGTCTGAGGGCTCCGCGTGGCTCGGCACCGATGGTGGTCATGCTTGGCTGCAGACGCCGCAGGGCCATCAGTGGCTGCAGACTCCTGAGGGCCATGCTTGGTTGCAGACGCCCGAGGGTTCCGCATGGCTTGGCACGAATGGTGGTCATGCCTGGCTTGCGACGGCCGAGGGTCAGCACTGGCTTTCGACTCCTGCCGGGGCTGCTTGGCTGGCGACTTCCAACGGCCATGCTTGGCTGGCTACACCTGCTGGCTGGGCTTGGCTGAAGACACCGGCCGGCCAGGCCTGGCTGAAGACACTGGCCGGGCAGGCATGGCTTGCCACGCCCGAGGGTCAAAAGTGGCTCGCGTCCCAGTCGAAGCCGAAGTCTGTGGCGGCCACGGGTTCCGACACCGCGGTGCCGATGGGCCTGATGGTGTCCGCCCTGGTCATGGCGCTCGGCCTGCAGATGGTGCGCAGGCGCCGCCGTGACTAG
- a CDS encoding type II toxin-antitoxin system HipA family toxin — MSERQVEVRTGLGDGQELVAGTLYFQGNTSTFLYADEYIRDPRAFELTPFLQFATRSFSFDKLGQFSDAAPDRWGRRIIDRNRKGRNLPESEYLLGVNDVTRQGALRFFSDGKPLAGNEGVPVQANLPDLLDTADAVQNNQDVDDASLRRLYQATGSLGGARPKASVSDRNALWMAKFPKPDGENWDVIGWEAVTLEIAEMAGIDVPEHQVVKIKDAARRQRTVLLTKRFDRAGEGTPEHLVRIPYISALTALQAVDGEGGDWEDLVATARAVGADTHELWRRALFGAAIGNRDDHLRNHGFLRVGNGWQLSPAFDLNPEPYYDEDDNIHELSLFEEPHVDIAALVTDKALGLFGISHPEAKSYESSLRSALKQAIGRARIRGLDHASIKAMETRFAWALEQLED, encoded by the coding sequence ATGAGTGAGCGGCAGGTTGAAGTTCGCACAGGACTTGGCGACGGCCAGGAACTTGTGGCCGGCACATTGTATTTCCAGGGGAACACGTCCACTTTTCTGTATGCCGACGAGTACATACGCGATCCCAGGGCGTTCGAGCTCACGCCGTTCCTGCAATTCGCGACACGGTCGTTTTCGTTCGATAAGCTCGGACAGTTTTCTGATGCCGCTCCCGATCGTTGGGGTAGAAGGATTATCGACCGTAACCGCAAAGGCCGTAATCTTCCCGAATCGGAATATCTCCTCGGCGTGAACGATGTCACAAGGCAGGGCGCTCTGAGGTTTTTCAGTGACGGTAAGCCGCTGGCAGGTAACGAGGGTGTTCCCGTCCAGGCCAATTTGCCGGATTTGCTGGACACGGCAGACGCGGTGCAGAACAACCAGGACGTTGATGACGCCTCGTTGCGGCGTCTTTACCAAGCCACGGGTTCATTGGGTGGCGCGCGGCCCAAAGCGTCGGTGTCTGACCGTAACGCCTTATGGATGGCCAAGTTCCCCAAGCCTGACGGCGAGAATTGGGATGTCATTGGTTGGGAGGCGGTGACGCTCGAGATTGCCGAAATGGCGGGGATTGATGTGCCCGAGCATCAGGTTGTCAAAATTAAGGACGCTGCCCGGAGGCAACGGACGGTGCTGCTGACGAAACGTTTCGATCGTGCCGGTGAAGGCACGCCTGAGCACTTGGTGCGAATTCCTTACATTTCGGCGTTGACTGCCTTGCAAGCCGTGGATGGAGAGGGCGGCGACTGGGAGGACTTGGTGGCAACCGCGCGGGCCGTCGGGGCCGATACCCATGAATTGTGGCGACGGGCGTTATTCGGCGCGGCCATCGGCAACCGAGACGACCATCTGCGTAACCATGGTTTCCTGCGTGTGGGCAACGGATGGCAATTGTCTCCGGCTTTCGATCTGAACCCTGAGCCTTACTATGACGAGGATGACAATATCCATGAACTCTCGCTGTTCGAAGAACCGCATGTGGACATCGCGGCGTTGGTGACTGACAAAGCGTTGGGTTTGTTCGGCATCAGTCATCCGGAGGCCAAAAGCTACGAGTCGTCGTTGCGTTCGGCGCTCAAACAGGCCATCGGGCGGGCGCGAATTCGGGGCCTTGACCATGCTTCCATCAAAGCGATGGAAACACGGTTTGCTTGGGCGTTGGAGCAGCTGGAGGATTAA
- a CDS encoding PIN domain-containing protein: MQKVFVDANVLESKTLRDWLYAFYAAGDGLFELYSSEDVVVEAAHAVRKQCKTMSGAVMLHVIEMMKECVELVEDYDCEHPTPPYLGADEDDRHVHAAAVASGCEYLLTDDDDMYPDQEIRDGLPYCVIGSDDFFCMAAESSPMIFGEATQGQINYWQHRSDEPDKLSKKLREAKCPKFAYLVERVIMRLAGLSPAEIDRAKPLGEEYSLTARSHSLSDLQRLPDDIIG, translated from the coding sequence ATGCAAAAGGTCTTCGTGGATGCGAACGTGCTTGAAAGCAAAACGCTTCGGGATTGGTTGTATGCTTTTTACGCGGCTGGAGATGGCTTGTTCGAGCTGTATAGCAGTGAAGATGTGGTAGTTGAAGCGGCTCATGCTGTACGCAAACAGTGCAAGACCATGTCCGGCGCGGTCATGCTTCATGTCATCGAAATGATGAAAGAGTGCGTAGAGCTTGTCGAAGATTATGATTGCGAGCACCCTACGCCGCCGTATCTGGGCGCTGATGAGGATGACAGGCATGTTCATGCAGCAGCGGTAGCCAGTGGATGTGAATACCTGCTTACTGATGACGACGATATGTACCCAGACCAAGAAATTCGAGATGGTCTCCCGTATTGTGTCATTGGCTCTGACGATTTCTTCTGCATGGCGGCTGAATCGTCGCCAATGATTTTTGGCGAGGCGACGCAGGGCCAGATAAATTATTGGCAGCATCGCAGTGATGAGCCTGACAAGTTGTCAAAAAAGCTGCGTGAAGCCAAATGCCCGAAGTTCGCCTATCTTGTGGAACGAGTGATTATGCGTTTGGCAGGTTTGTCGCCGGCAGAAATTGACCGCGCCAAACCTTTGGGCGAAGAGTATTCGTTGACGGCTCGTAGTCATTCGCTTTCCGACCTTCAGCGTTTGCCTGACGACATCATTGGATAG